The following DNA comes from Papaver somniferum cultivar HN1 chromosome 4, ASM357369v1, whole genome shotgun sequence.
TGTTGTTGCTATAGGATTGAGTTTAATTAGAGATTGGAGAAGATGCAGTTGCAATGGTGAATCATACAAGATGAGATGGTGCTAGTGATTGTTGCTAAGGGAAGTGAGTTACAGCTGAATTTGCAAGTAGATGAGCAGCAGCTGAATATGGATAAAGTAACTGATTCAGCAGAAGTAACTAAAAGATTAGGAACTGATGAGCGTGGTTATGAAAGAGATGAAGAATAGAGTTTTGGAACAGACTGAGGCATTCTTAGAGGTGGAGGTAGTTTTGGTGGAGGACCTGGAGGTATGGAACCGAAACTGATGATACTTTCAAGTATCCTAGCTGTGTTTTgagttttgtgttttctttttttgttctgaAATCTGCTCAGTGGTGATTTTAAGTACATAATAAGGAAATGTAAGTTTAGGCGCATCGTTTTTTATGTTAGTGTGATTGCTTCTTTGTACTTGTAGAAATCTATGTGAATGGAAATGCACTTTGTTTTCGCTTTTGACACTAGAATCTGTTGTGAAgtgcaaatgaatcaaatgatgttgttgctgctggatGAGCACAACGCGGTCTATTTGTTCGATGAAATGACCCAAAGAAGACATGAACTGTAGTGAGATGTTTCAAGGGTGTAAATGTCTTTTTCTAAGTTGAATTactgccacctatgcactaacggATGTAAACTTTTGCTTGGAAAAAAACTGGATGGAAAAGATCAAATGTGTGGCActaaataaattctgaaaaaaacggtggcactttcttaaacatgaaattgaaagtgtggcactttattaaaatccccttttTTTTACTAGCTATTTATCAATGAAGTAATGAGTGCACACATGATTTGCAAGAATAAGACTTGACCACATTTGACAACAAAAAAAAGGAGTCGTCGTTGCTTGTAGCATAAAAATTGAGTCAGCTATGTTATAAAAGTTGGGTCTGTTAACAAAATTAGAAATCCAAAAAGTCTATACTCAATACTTAAACAACAAAAatgagaacaaaaaaaaaatatttttcttttttctcaatttttttgttcttttttggtTTTTGCATTACATCAATCCGTATGAAGACGTGTGGAAGCACATTACTGCTAGCTAATAAGACAGCCGATGAATTTCTGTTATGCAAACCGCCTAAAGTTCCTTGGTGCTTTCTTGAATAAGATGCATGGGATGGGAAAGGGAAATTGATAAATTGCAAGCAACTTCACAAGCTAGTTGTTTCAAGCATCCATTACAAAGTTCCTACGAGTATTCTAGCAAATCAAGTAATGCCGCAGGGAAAGGCCTTGTACGGTCTTGACTTCTCTTTGTTTTTAAAGTTTCTTTTACCAAAAGAAGGCAAACAAGATTAAGGACATACAAGACGTTTACCACCAAGGAGGGTAAGCCACCAtgaattttctttcatttttgtgATAGGTTGATTACCACTTAGATCTACATGCATTATATATTAAACTTTCTAACCTTTTGAATTGTCACGTACTTTCTATGGATCCATAAAgaggatttgttttgttttattacaTGAAATTTAAATAGAAATGAGAGAAATATTAAATCATACGTTACACCTTGACATGGgattgtttctttttcttctaacaggTTAGTCACAAGTGAAAGTAAAGTATATTGATATGAACATGCAAATGGATTGCTGAATTGTGTATGCACTAGTTAGGATTAGAGAGCACTTTTAGAGTAGATAATGTTAATGCTAATAGATGCTAAGGAGTGTGCATCCACACACGATAGCCAACCACatagttattttattttgatggacATCACATTTCACATTTATATGCATCAATGCCTGCGTGAAACATGCATTCTCTCTTGACCATTCAtggttttttctattttttatttttcaaaactttATTATCTCAACACTCCCTCTGTTTATGTTATAAAGGCGGGACTTCAGTTGAATCAGTTCCAAAATGATTTTTCACATATACATCCTTATTTATGATGCATGGATGTCATCCAAATCAGTTTAATAAGTATGGTTATCGGGAATAGATTAAGGGTGTATATATTACCTTAGTTTCAGAAAGATTGGTTTGTTTCGTGCACAAATTATGCATGAAACCAACTTATCAATAATTATCATTTAAAATGGGAGTAACTAAAAACCTAAAGATTGGAACCTTCGTTACTCTCTGATCTATTTATCATCTGCCTTAAAAGCATTTTCTTTTTGCTGCCACTCAAACCCACTAGAGATTGTAGTAATTGTTTGAACTTTGAACTCTATTTTGTTGTCTTTCATTCTTTAAAGGTTGATGAGATTTCAGTGCTTCTTTGCATTTTCTAGGTTTATGCCTAGTTGTGAATTTGGTGTTTGTATTCATCTACTGATGATAGTGGTAGATTGTCATTGACTTGACTACATAATCGGTCCACTTGGATCTGTTGTTTATTGGAATTTGAGATATTCGCAAAAAACAGTTGTAAAATCTAGAAGAGATGGAAAGTGTATCCTTGCAAGCTTTAAGCAGTCGACACCCGAGTCTTCATCTCTTTAAAGTTAAATGGCCCAACGCTTTCATTTGCTATGGTGCAAAGGAAAATCTCCCATAGTATTACAGTACTATATGTGGTTTAGTAATAGCCCAGATTTAGGAAATTCTAAAGCTTTCCTTCTAAGGAAGGCTGAGTAGATATACCCGTCCTTTTTATTAAGATCTGTGGTGCCGGAAATAGAAAAGCTAAGTGGAATCCATTCCCCCATCGACATCTACCTTAATCTTCAGACCACACATGACACGCCCACTTGACACAACACCTCAATGGGAGTGTGTCATGTCGGTGCAAAAAGATCCACTTGATGTAAAGAGATCTTTTTGGATGAAGCATCCTCCTTTACAGGGCATTTTTTCGGTATTGAATTGTTCCATTACATTGTGGCAGGTCTATACTTGGGAACTTACCAGCGTCTTGGCTTCTTTGGGTTAAATTCAATAGGTGATTGGGCTTCTAAATATTCTACGATTTCGTGTAACAGAAGGCTCGATGCTCAAAATTCTCTGAAAGATCACATCTGCACCATACGTTACTTATCATCCTTCCACTGAATGATATTGAGTGTCAGAATTTTGGCATGTAAAAGGCACTGAACGCGAGTCAGTCATCCAGTACATATGAATGTTAATGAGATTCTATTGCATAAACATATCTTCACAAAAACTATGGAATCAAACTGTAAGGTGGCTGGGACGAACTCAGAAGAAGATGCACTCGGATGGCATTATGATAATTCAATTTCTTGAATCATGAATTAATAAATTAAGTATTCCATATAAACAATTTGATtacaaaaggaaaaatgaaaaatgaagcaGATCTGAATTGAACTAAATACAGGGGAATCGAGAGTGCAATCAATACAGGGTATTGTAGGTAAAGCAAGTAGCCATGATTGAAATTACACAAATAACAAGTGAAGGTAATAGAGTGATATTCAAGAGATGTTTCTGACCAAAATATCCGGCTAGTGTGATTGTTGCATCTGCCACCACCCTAGCTAAAGTTCCGGCTTCTGTTGAAAGTAATCCACCGTTATATGTTCCTCGAGCTAGCCTTGATGACATCACGCGCGATAAGAGCGATAGGTTCACACCTAAATTTCAAGAAAAAGTTGTCAGGGGCCAGAAGTTGAAAAGAGATGATAACAAGGGTTTACAGAACAGCTAAAGTGGGAAAAGATGGAAACATTACTAAGATCAAGACAGATTACCTTCGAGAACTTCAGCAGACACGAATGTGATAAGTGCTGAGAAAACATACTGCGGAATAGAATATGTGTGTGTTACATGGAAGCTCAGAACAATACCGACGCATACCATGATTTCAGATGCCAACAAAATTTGCCTGCAGAGAACCAAGACACGAATATTGAGAGCAGGATATAACCCAAAATTCAATATAAAAGATGGTATCCAATTTATTTTTCAGTGACCATGTCCAGTAGAATGTTATTAGCTTATATTATATGGGGAATATAGAAAATAGCTACTGGAAGACAGATGTCGTGTTGTTAAACCTTGTTCCAAAATGAAATGAGGCATTATAAATTTGACTACATCTCCTGTTATGTACCTGTCCTCAAACATGTTGCTAATGTAGCTTCCGATGACAATATTTACTGGAAGAACAGTCAATCCAAGACATGCAAGGAAGATTGCAACTGTGCTAGTTGACCAATTGAAGTAGTATGTGGTAATAACACTAGATTCAGAGAGTAAAATTTCCATTGCGTATTTGAGCATGAAATAGATCAATAGCTGAACCTGAAAATCGTTGAAACAGCTGGAATTAGATCTGCGGTACAGAATACTGATGGTAacaatataatttttttatttatgtcTATACAATTTGAAGATTATGGAATGACTAGTTCAAAATGATGTCAATGGAAAAGGTACACATTAGTAAGATTAAGAACAAAAAAGAGTTGCAAGGAAAAAGATGATGTGTTCAGTAAGTTAAAAAATCCTCTGTTGTTATGTTCCAACTTGCTGACTTCGAAAAGTTTAAACTTGCTTGTTCTTTTTATAGGCCTCGATTATGTTTTTAGATGAAAGGATGTACTACCTTCAGACACCAACAGATTTATGTTCTACCATTTTAAAACTCATGAGAATACCGACGAAATAATGAAATTTAAGTAGTCATGTGGGTTCAAACGAGACTTAAAATGAAAGGCAAACCTTCACAGATGGTGTAAGCAACCTATATGCTGACCCAATTGAAGCAGCAGCGAGATGCGATTCTTCACTAGCTTCTTCACtaccatcaacatcatcatcaccatcttcgtCTTGGTCCTCTTTAGAACTTAGAAGCAGAGGCTGTACCAGAGCTTTTTCTAATTCACCATTTTCTAGTCTTGCTGTCATACAAGTATAAACAAAGTAGGCAATAAACATCATTACCATGCCAAATGACAATAAAATTGAATGGgtcaaatgaaaataaataaatttgcatcaTAGAGGTTGCAAACTATAGGCTTTTCGACCTACAATCACTTCATTATATGCTTGTATACTAGGAAATAACAGTTTTCTAATCCAGGCTTCTAGGAGTTCATCGTCTTGATGAACCACAAATATCAGATGTCATGATATGTATGTATAACATATGTGAGCTTATAAAAAAAAGGTATTAGAATATTCACGCAGGGGGTATGAAGTCCTCTATAATTTTAAGGCAAAAAGATTAGTGAAGGTTCTTATTGACCACCAAAAGAACTCTACGCTATAGTACGcaattaaccttaatattcaaaAGAAACAGGTAAACTGCCATTGTACCACCTAAAAGTGTTATTTAACATGACAGACAATATCGACCATATGCACCATTTAAATGCTATTGGAAAGAAAACCTGAATTATCCAGGCCATCAAATCAATGCAATGGTAATTCTGTACAAATTAATGCAACTAAGCAAACCTAAGGATTGGCCTCGTCAATTTCAACAGGTTGTCATTTGCTTCAGCCTTTTGTGTGTCATCTTTCAATTTACAACAGAAGCAATACAAAATTAGTAACCAACATACTGTAAGCTTTGAAATTGTGACTAGAAAAAATTATAGTAAGGTAGTTAGAGGAGGAAAAGTTACCGGCATCTTCTTCCTGTGGCACAGGTTTAGCTTCGGGTAAGGGAGCAGGCTCCACAAAGGAGATCCAGAGCCAGACTAAATAGAATAGCCACGCCACTGCCATAACCCAGCCTGGTAACGTATCTTCATTAAATGTTAGCTTGGAAATCTTAAAATTAGTTTGAAGCAAGCCTGCAAGAGCAGGACCACAAGCCATCCCAAGAGCGCTGGCACTCACAAAACCCGCAGAGGCCTGCATTCTTATTCTATTAGGAACGCAATCACTTATATACCGCCGGTTAACAGCTCTGGCAGAACCAAATCTGAAATGATGATAATATTCACATCAAGATATGTGAGAACAAAAAAATTGATGGAAAATGGAGAATACTAATAGAGAAGTTGACTCAAGTGACAGGAGGAGCTGAGAAACACTTACCCACACAAAAGACGGCCAATCAGAAGAACTGCAATGGAATCAAGATCATATGCCAGAGCATATAAAACGTTCCCCAAAAACAGAACAATACTGCTGAATACAAGCGGCCGGAAGTATGATCTATTGGACCACGCACTGAAATAGACTGACGAAAACACCTGTGCAACAGCCATAGCCCCTATCACAATACCACAAACTGTTGCCGCAGCTCCAAGGCTTAGAGAGTAGTTATCAGCTGTTGGGACAATAATATACGTATTGACCATATACAAGAATGTGTTTGCTAAGTTCAACATTAGTGACGCAAAATGATATCTCTGTTCATCAACTGGTTCATCAGTTGGCATTGGTAACTCATCTTGCATAATAAGGGCATGTTGCCCTAAGAAGTGGAGGAAATTTGTGGAGTGAGTTAACCTATCTACAGCTGCTCTTATAGAATCAATAACAGGATCCTGCAAGTAAAACCATGAAATATCATCTCTGCAATTAGTAACCAATTAGAACAATAAAGCAATAGAGGGTAAGTATATTAAAAAGAGGCAAAAATAAACAGGTGGTAACCAGAATGAAATTGAAAACCTGAAATGCAATAGATGGTTGATCATAAATTGATAAGTAGCTTCCCTGGCGATCCTGAAGATCTACAAGATTGCGAGTTACAGCTCctacaacagctccaaatccCTGTATGTTCATTCATATGCACTTTAACAACGATGTTTTGGATctcaaaagaaagaaaagtaaAGAAGAGGTAATCTATTTGTTTGTCTTCATTATTGTAAAGGAGAGATTATCAAATCCACAGAGCTGGTACTGTACCACATGCTTGAACACTTGTTGTAGTTGGGAGTAAGGATGATTTGCACGAGACGTCACATAGTAATCAGTGAATCTGTAGCCAAAACGTTTATCAAACTTTTTCAGTATTTTGCGAAGCCCAATTGCATTCATCTCCACAAAGTAGAGAAGCTTTAAAAGATCTCGTCCCACATCTCTATATGCTTCTCGTAGTTCAGATATTTGTGCTATCTCTGGCTCTCTTAGAAGTTCAGCCTGTTGTTCCCCAAGTTTGGCTAGTCTGCTTGCTAGTAGCCCTTGTTGTTCCAAAAGGAACAGTACAATTTTTTCAATCTGAATAGAAATACACcaccaaaaaaaaattctccattACCTTCTTAACTAAATATCACTAATAACTTATTCAAATAGCGAAGAACTATCGTTCAACAGTGAAATAACTAAAGTGGTTCCATGAAGGTGCTCCAATTATGTTGGTACTCTACCTGATTATCCAGCATTCTTGAAAATTCCTTGAGAACATGTCGACGGTCTTGCGCTCCTGCACCAAGTTGTTGAGTGAATTgcttcactttcttcttcattaacTTGTAGTTAATGTAATAGCTACAAAAATCACCCGAAAAACAAACACATTTTTATAAATCTTTCCCCGAAATACAAAACTTCGGAGAATCCTCTCGCGTAAAGGTTACTCAATTTAGTGCAAAAAAACAAAAGGTCACacacaaacaaaaatcaaaatcaaattcaaaatccAACAAAAACACAAGATACGAAGGAAATGTACCCTTGCCATTCTTGAATCTGTCTCTCCTTcaactttttcccaaattcaacCATCTTTCAAATAACTAGACAGAAAACAAACAATCAATTACATAATCAGAGAACAGAAGATAAAAATGGAATCAAACAAAATTGAGAAACAAACCTGATTCAAAACCTTAAAAAGCTCCTTCTAGCTATGGATTTCCTTGCCTGTACTTAGATTTGCCTGTCCTTAGATGGTCATCAACA
Coding sequences within:
- the LOC113276220 gene encoding SPX domain-containing membrane protein At4g22990-like, translated to MVEFGKKLKERQIQEWQGYYINYKLMKKKVKQFTQQLGAGAQDRRHVLKEFSRMLDNQIEKIVLFLLEQQGLLASRLAKLGEQQAELLREPEIAQISELREAYRDVGRDLLKLLYFVEMNAIGLRKILKKFDKRFGYRFTDYYVTSRANHPYSQLQQVFKHVGFGAVVGAVTRNLVDLQDRQGSYLSIYDQPSIAFQDPVIDSIRAAVDRLTHSTNFLHFLGQHALIMQDELPMPTDEPVDEQRYHFASLMLNLANTFLYMVNTYIIVPTADNYSLSLGAAATVCGIVIGAMAVAQVFSSVYFSAWSNRSYFRPLVFSSIVLFLGNVLYALAYDLDSIAVLLIGRLLCGFGSARAVNRRYISDCVPNRIRMQASAGFVSASALGMACGPALAGLLQTNFKISKLTFNEDTLPGWVMAVAWLFYLVWLWISFVEPAPLPEAKPVPQEEDAARLENGELEKALVQPLLLSSKEDQDEDGDDDVDGSEEASEESHLAAASIGSAYRLLTPSVKVQLLIYFMLKYAMEILLSESSVITTYYFNWSTSTVAIFLACLGLTVLPVNIVIGSYISNMFEDRQILLASEIMVCVGIVLSFHVTHTYSIPQYVFSALITFVSAEVLEGVNLSLLSRVMSSRLARGTYNGGLLSTEAGTLARVVADATITLAGYFGQKHLLNITLLPSLVICVISIMATCFTYNTLY